One Bacteroidota bacterium genomic window carries:
- a CDS encoding S9 family peptidase — MKKLYGSILFTVLLISSCNMTPTKPEETIIDKPTVELKGNRLTPELLWAFGRVGEVALSPDGQSILYSVKYYDVAENKGNSEIYLMNIDGSGKKQITHSAKSESNICWRPDGKKIAFLYSDDIGTQLWEMDPDGTNRKKISQVEGGITGFKFSPDQTKIVYSKEVTRTDKVIDRHPDLPKANAYLGNDLMIRHWDSWKDSHSHLFVADYTGDSLLNLKDIMEGELFDSPKKPFGGMEQVAWSPDSKSLVYTSQKLSGAEYARSTNTDLYHYQLETGQTNNLTQGMMGYDINPVFSPNGKYLAFESMEHDGYESDLNRLFILDLQTGSMSNCSDNFDQMVHGLVWDEKSENLYFTSDWHARYQVYEYNLLSKTYRALTQGDHNYQAVWYSSGKLIATKMSISMPTEVFSVDISNGTETQLSDVNSELLAKLNMGKVEERWVKTTDNKQMLVWVIYPPDFDSTKKYPALLYCQGGPQSSVSQFFSYRWNFQLMAANDYIVVAPNRRGLPSFGHEWNKQISGDYGGQNMKDYLSAIDALALEPYVDENRLGAVGASYGGFSVYWLAGNHQNRFKAFIAHDGIFNLEAQYLETEETFFVEWDLGGPYWDQSNRIAQRSYANSPHLFVDRWNTPIMVIHGEKDYRVLYSQGLQAYTAARLRGIPARYLHFPEENHWVLAPQNSILWHREFYIWLDQWLK; from the coding sequence ATGAAAAAGCTTTATGGTTCAATTCTATTTACCGTGCTCCTAATCAGTAGTTGTAATATGACCCCAACAAAACCCGAAGAAACAATAATCGACAAACCCACCGTGGAATTAAAAGGCAACAGGCTCACCCCCGAATTGCTATGGGCATTTGGCCGGGTAGGCGAAGTGGCCCTCTCTCCCGATGGGCAAAGCATCCTTTACAGTGTAAAATATTACGATGTAGCCGAGAACAAAGGCAATTCCGAAATCTATCTGATGAATATCGATGGAAGTGGTAAAAAACAAATAACTCATTCGGCCAAAAGCGAATCGAACATTTGCTGGCGCCCCGATGGAAAGAAAATTGCTTTTCTCTACTCCGACGACATAGGAACCCAACTATGGGAAATGGATCCCGATGGCACCAACCGGAAAAAAATATCACAGGTAGAGGGTGGCATTACGGGATTTAAATTTTCGCCCGACCAAACTAAAATTGTGTATTCGAAAGAAGTTACCCGTACCGATAAAGTGATAGACCGGCATCCTGATTTGCCCAAAGCCAATGCTTATCTGGGCAACGACCTGATGATACGCCACTGGGATTCGTGGAAAGATTCGCACAGCCATTTGTTTGTCGCAGACTATACAGGCGATTCCCTTCTGAATTTAAAAGACATCATGGAAGGCGAGTTGTTCGATTCGCCCAAAAAACCTTTCGGAGGAATGGAACAGGTAGCCTGGTCGCCCGATAGCAAAAGCCTTGTGTATACCTCTCAAAAGTTGTCGGGTGCCGAATATGCCCGTTCGACCAATACCGATTTGTACCATTACCAATTAGAAACAGGCCAAACCAACAACCTTACCCAGGGAATGATGGGCTATGACATCAACCCTGTGTTTTCGCCCAATGGAAAATACCTTGCTTTCGAAAGCATGGAGCACGATGGTTACGAGTCCGACCTGAATCGTTTGTTTATACTCGATCTCCAAACAGGTTCCATGAGCAATTGTTCCGACAACTTCGACCAGATGGTGCATGGCCTCGTGTGGGACGAAAAGAGCGAAAACCTCTACTTTACAAGCGACTGGCATGCCCGTTATCAGGTTTACGAATATAACCTACTCTCGAAAACCTATCGTGCCCTTACACAAGGCGATCACAATTACCAGGCGGTTTGGTACAGCTCAGGAAAATTGATAGCCACCAAAATGTCCATTTCCATGCCTACTGAAGTTTTCTCAGTGGATATTTCCAATGGCACCGAAACCCAACTATCGGATGTAAACTCAGAATTGCTGGCTAAACTCAACATGGGAAAGGTCGAAGAACGCTGGGTAAAAACCACCGACAATAAGCAGATGCTTGTTTGGGTAATCTATCCTCCCGATTTCGATTCAACAAAAAAATATCCCGCTCTGCTTTATTGCCAGGGTGGACCTCAATCGTCGGTAAGCCAGTTTTTCTCTTACAGGTGGAATTTCCAACTTATGGCAGCCAACGATTACATTGTGGTGGCTCCAAACCGCAGAGGCCTGCCAAGCTTTGGCCATGAATGGAATAAACAGATAAGCGGCGACTACGGCGGGCAAAACATGAAAGATTACCTCAGTGCCATCGATGCACTTGCCCTCGAACCCTATGTGGACGAAAACAGGTTGGGTGCAGTAGGGGCCAGCTATGGTGGTTTTTCGGTATACTGGCTTGCCGGTAACCACCAGAACCGGTTTAAGGCCTTTATTGCCCACGATGGTATTTTTAACCTCGAGGCGCAATACCTCGAAACAGAAGAAACCTTTTTTGTGGAATGGGATCTGGGTGGACCTTACTGGGACCAGTCGAACCGGATCGCCCAGAGGTCTTATGCCAACTCTCCTCATTTGTTTGTCGATCGATGGAACACCCCCATCATGGTGATACATGGCGAAAAAGATTACCGTGTTCTATACAGCCAGGGTTTACAGGCATATACTGCGGCAAGGCTGCGTGGTATTCCTGCCAGGTACCTTCATTTTCCGGAAGAAAACCATTGGGTATTAGCCCCGCAGAATAGCATCCTCTGGCACCGCGAATTTTATATTTGGCTCGACCAGTGGCTTAAGTAA
- the ppk2 gene encoding polyphosphate kinase 2, with protein MSKNKKGKHEPVLDKKYYEQELEKLQLELVKMLEWIKHKKLKVVVLFEGRDAAGKGGAIKRITECLNPRFCKVVALGIPTEKEKSQWYFQRYVTHLPAAGELILFDRSWYNRAGVEHVMGFCTPDEYEEFLRSCPEFERMLIRSGIVLIKYWFSVSDEEQERRFTDRINNPAKRWKISPMDLESRSRWVDYSKAKDKMFQYTDIKQAPWYVVEADNKMRARLNCIHHLLSLVPYESIKYEKLVLPSQQSSEDYIRPPLSDQTFVPEVY; from the coding sequence ATGAGCAAAAACAAAAAAGGAAAACACGAACCCGTTCTCGACAAAAAGTATTACGAGCAAGAGCTTGAAAAGCTTCAGCTAGAGCTGGTGAAAATGCTTGAGTGGATAAAGCATAAAAAGTTAAAAGTGGTAGTGCTTTTCGAAGGCCGCGATGCAGCCGGGAAGGGCGGGGCCATTAAACGCATTACCGAATGCCTGAACCCGCGCTTTTGCAAAGTTGTGGCGCTTGGCATACCTACGGAGAAAGAAAAATCGCAATGGTATTTTCAACGCTATGTAACCCACCTTCCTGCGGCTGGAGAATTGATTCTATTCGACCGAAGCTGGTACAACAGGGCAGGGGTGGAACATGTAATGGGCTTTTGCACCCCCGATGAATATGAAGAGTTCCTTCGTTCGTGCCCAGAGTTCGAACGCATGCTCATACGTTCGGGCATTGTACTTATAAAGTACTGGTTTTCGGTGAGCGACGAGGAACAGGAACGACGGTTTACCGACCGTATCAACAACCCGGCCAAGCGGTGGAAAATAAGTCCTATGGATCTTGAAAGCCGTTCGCGGTGGGTAGATTATTCAAAAGCCAAGGACAAGATGTTTCAGTATACCGATATCAAGCAAGCGCCCTGGTATGTGGTAGAAGCCGACAATAAAATGCGGGCCCGCCTCAACTGTATCCATCATTTACTAAGTCTGGTGCCTTACGAATCCATCAAGTACGAAAAGCTTGTGCTGCCCTCGCAGCAATCGTCCGAAGACTATATTCGCCCGCCCCTGAGCGACCAGACTTTTGTGCCTGAGGTGTATTAA
- a CDS encoding OmpA family protein produces MRALLAIFLFGIMSNLCYSQPKTSILDVRNVYDEKGDYYFDKSDYKKAIVYYNMAYKKDAANYYSVLRKAEAFSALELLDQSAECYRIVFETSLYIPNEYRLQFALLLLKNKDISGFELWLGKYNEIVTSEIKGYVSSTDVRAKMYKDSSFVMVENESVLNTPESETAPGIFQNKITFSSTRKDLYGSSANDNYNLFSATFLKEGRLGRLNNLNTSLNTTQNELSVLISNKTNKLFLTRGTSNTSNLKTFVSDIPKDATTKLEFSELNIEGLTSIGYPALNSDGTKMYFVSDAPGGIGGLDIYSSEMVNGKWSKPKNLGSQVNSSKDELYPSVLNDTMLYFTSAGHNGLGGLDLFVVNLKQENSSPKNLGSKVNSAYNDYSLSFSPEGYTGYFCSNRPGGMGKEDIYRLHLLDLKVKHAAYKFKKKSTIEEGKINLYLSDGEEHNIASVAQSGFNFGFQPTEPYKIVIQHENALASNIIYNPLFSAEQKKKEILNPEPLDKTEIKLQPGMRYQFTAGMKPLSSEYKDALNDLAKEYQSSNSSVIDLTALAKELMMNVGEMYTIRFVKDEDNPAVASKDPSLLFINENNIHVAGRSFFFVLPLDIEANFNIQTDIAYFKENFNPKKTGAVKVDAEPVFKEVPVKESQGFPILVNTESLTEVAAKKIMATELTIIPGTMYILTLSKKDPATGKDMEIVVPLTKGVKYNLGTETQSESEYNKTLSQMSAAPSNTADAELIDISILSKELNVSSDEDIVFSLMPAIKLASQTAESKNVLTTLNVDGRKFFVTSMQKLQVNLKLDQNKKVNIQTDLAYIKENFDASTIALKVDTSSFNTNLKKYDPTVITDPVFDVIVVNFDLNDFAIRPDAKVILEKNVIQALRSDSRLYVTIKGYTDALGDAAYNEKLSKNRAEAVKDFLSKNGIGESRIRTFSYGASLALQEGVKWEDLSEAELQKHRKVEIIIYLPKK; encoded by the coding sequence ATGAGAGCATTACTAGCAATATTTTTATTTGGAATAATGAGCAACCTTTGTTACTCTCAACCAAAAACAAGCATTCTGGATGTACGCAATGTGTACGACGAAAAAGGCGATTATTATTTCGATAAGAGCGATTATAAAAAAGCCATTGTCTATTACAACATGGCTTATAAAAAAGATGCCGCTAATTACTATTCCGTGCTGCGCAAAGCAGAAGCTTTTTCGGCACTGGAACTCCTGGATCAGTCAGCAGAATGCTACCGCATAGTTTTCGAAACAAGTCTTTACATACCTAACGAATACCGCTTACAATTTGCTTTGCTCCTTCTCAAAAATAAAGATATATCAGGCTTTGAGTTATGGTTAGGAAAGTACAACGAAATTGTGACCTCCGAAATAAAAGGCTATGTGAGCTCTACCGATGTAAGGGCCAAAATGTACAAAGATTCGTCTTTTGTGATGGTAGAAAACGAAAGTGTTTTAAACACACCCGAATCGGAAACGGCTCCCGGCATTTTTCAAAATAAAATCACATTTTCCTCTACCCGTAAAGATTTGTATGGTAGCAGTGCCAACGATAATTACAACCTCTTTTCAGCTACTTTCCTGAAAGAAGGACGCTTAGGCCGGTTGAATAACCTAAATACCAGCCTTAACACCACTCAAAACGAGCTTTCCGTTTTAATTTCCAATAAAACCAATAAACTTTTCCTAACACGAGGTACTTCCAATACGTCGAATCTGAAAACCTTTGTGAGCGATATACCCAAAGATGCTACCACTAAATTGGAATTCAGCGAGTTAAACATCGAAGGACTTACAAGCATTGGTTATCCAGCCCTTAACAGCGATGGTACCAAAATGTATTTCGTTTCTGATGCTCCCGGCGGTATTGGCGGACTGGACATTTATTCCAGCGAAATGGTAAACGGTAAATGGTCAAAACCTAAGAATTTGGGATCGCAAGTTAACAGCTCCAAAGACGAACTTTATCCATCTGTGCTGAACGATACCATGCTTTATTTTACTTCGGCCGGGCATAATGGATTGGGCGGTCTCGACCTTTTTGTGGTAAACCTCAAACAGGAAAACAGCAGCCCTAAAAACCTTGGCAGCAAGGTTAATTCAGCCTATAACGATTACAGCCTTTCATTTTCTCCCGAAGGCTATACAGGCTATTTTTGCTCGAACCGCCCGGGCGGCATGGGAAAAGAAGATATATACAGATTGCATTTATTAGACCTGAAAGTAAAACACGCCGCTTATAAGTTTAAAAAGAAATCGACAATTGAAGAGGGTAAAATAAACTTGTACCTGAGCGATGGCGAAGAACATAACATTGCCTCCGTAGCCCAATCGGGTTTCAATTTCGGATTTCAACCCACAGAACCCTATAAAATTGTAATACAGCACGAAAATGCCCTGGCCAGTAATATCATCTACAATCCTCTGTTTTCGGCCGAGCAAAAGAAAAAGGAAATACTCAATCCCGAACCTCTGGATAAGACAGAAATCAAACTCCAGCCAGGCATGAGGTACCAGTTTACTGCCGGAATGAAACCTCTGAGCTCGGAATACAAAGATGCCTTAAACGACCTGGCAAAAGAATACCAGAGCTCGAACAGCAGCGTAATTGACTTAACAGCCCTGGCCAAAGAGCTTATGATGAATGTGGGCGAGATGTATACCATCCGGTTTGTGAAGGACGAAGATAATCCGGCTGTGGCTTCCAAAGATCCATCGCTTTTATTTATCAACGAAAACAATATTCATGTGGCTGGACGGTCGTTCTTTTTTGTTTTGCCACTCGATATTGAAGCCAATTTCAACATTCAAACCGACATTGCTTATTTCAAAGAAAACTTCAACCCCAAAAAGACCGGCGCAGTAAAAGTCGATGCCGAGCCCGTATTTAAAGAAGTTCCTGTAAAAGAATCTCAGGGCTTTCCGATATTGGTAAATACCGAATCGCTTACCGAAGTTGCGGCCAAGAAAATAATGGCTACCGAATTGACTATTATACCCGGTACCATGTACATACTCACCCTGAGTAAAAAAGACCCTGCCACCGGCAAAGACATGGAAATTGTAGTACCCCTTACAAAAGGAGTAAAGTATAACCTCGGTACCGAAACCCAATCGGAAAGCGAATACAACAAAACACTCTCGCAAATGAGTGCAGCGCCATCGAACACTGCCGATGCCGAATTAATCGACATTTCCATTCTTTCGAAGGAACTCAATGTTAGCTCTGACGAAGACATTGTGTTTAGCCTTATGCCGGCGATAAAACTTGCCTCTCAGACTGCCGAAAGCAAAAATGTGCTCACCACTTTAAATGTCGATGGCCGTAAGTTTTTTGTGACCAGCATGCAAAAGCTCCAGGTTAACCTTAAACTCGACCAGAATAAAAAGGTGAATATACAAACCGATTTGGCTTACATCAAAGAAAACTTCGATGCTTCTACCATCGCCTTAAAGGTTGATACCAGTTCGTTTAACACCAACCTGAAAAAGTATGACCCCACGGTAATCACCGACCCCGTTTTTGATGTAATTGTGGTGAATTTCGATCTGAACGACTTTGCCATCCGCCCCGATGCCAAGGTTATTCTGGAAAAGAATGTTATCCAGGCCCTGCGCAGCGATAGCCGCCTTTACGTAACGATAAAAGGCTACACAGATGCTCTGGGAGATGCAGCCTACAACGAAAAACTTTCGAAAAACCGAGCAGAAGCAGTAAAAGATTTTCTCTCGAAAAACGGTATTGGCGAATCGCGCATACGCACCTTCTCCTATGGAGCCTCACTGGCTCTGCAGGAAGGTGTGAAATGGGAAGATTTGAGCGAAGCCGAACTGCAGAAACACCGCAAGGTTGAAATTATCATCTACCTGCCTAAAAAGTAA
- a CDS encoding cytochrome B — MNTLYTILQAAHSGLRWVVLLLFVLALVNYLLGWQRKRTYQKSDKTLFTLNLSFFHLQVLLGLVLYFVSPRVQFSELTFSIYLIRFFTVEHALIMLFAAILLTVGSVKIKRIAADSKKFRSGFYFLLVSFLLILVAIPWPFYRLGTGWF; from the coding sequence ATGAATACACTTTATACCATTTTACAAGCAGCTCACTCCGGACTTCGTTGGGTTGTTTTACTATTATTTGTTTTAGCCCTTGTCAATTATCTTTTAGGTTGGCAAAGGAAAAGAACCTATCAAAAAAGCGATAAAACACTTTTTACGCTCAACCTTTCGTTTTTTCACCTTCAGGTATTGTTAGGATTAGTATTGTATTTTGTAAGTCCCCGTGTTCAATTTTCAGAGCTAACATTTTCTATCTACCTCATTCGTTTTTTTACTGTGGAACATGCGCTTATCATGCTTTTTGCTGCTATACTGCTTACTGTAGGTTCTGTAAAAATTAAAAGAATAGCAGCTGATTCGAAAAAATTCAGATCGGGATTTTACTTCCTGCTTGTGAGTTTTCTTCTCATTCTTGTGGCCATACCCTGGCCATTTTATCGGCTGGGAACCGGTTGGTTTTAG
- a CDS encoding Gfo/Idh/MocA family oxidoreductase — translation MKHINRRAFIKHTGMAGTALSLGLVSACSSEKFKLVPVPENERIKIGVIGLGYRGTDILRVLEQIPEFKVVACCDILDFRITEALSKVNITPKTYTDYRKMLDDKEIDAVVISTPLSEHYQMALDAIDCQVHVMCEKALAYSIEQVLDIRKKALNYPKLFQVSYQYQLNPSFLVIKDLIQNGYCGKITQIDGVWNGFNNWRRPVPSPELERHANWRLYSEYSGGLMAEVGSHQLNLIDTIAGSHPAKVVGTGGIDYWKDGREVNDNVHTLFEYPNGLKVSFSATLSNMHEGFTIKFRGDKATIVTKFMDETYIYPEQDADLAALGNVDGVTGASMKLFHRENRKEIASSIYNDKRYPFDTSYLNATWILYKNFAAAIQGKEKLLLGLDEGCKSAIAVYMANDAIQNEKVVRWLPEYDV, via the coding sequence ATGAAACACATTAATCGTCGTGCATTTATCAAGCATACCGGCATGGCTGGTACGGCATTAAGCCTGGGCCTGGTTTCAGCCTGTAGCAGCGAAAAATTCAAATTGGTACCGGTACCTGAAAACGAGAGGATAAAAATTGGAGTAATCGGTTTAGGGTATCGCGGAACAGATATCTTACGCGTGCTGGAGCAAATTCCGGAGTTTAAAGTGGTAGCCTGCTGCGATATTCTTGATTTTCGGATTACCGAGGCACTTTCAAAGGTGAACATCACTCCGAAAACCTATACCGATTACCGCAAGATGCTGGATGATAAAGAAATCGATGCCGTAGTAATCAGCACACCCCTTAGTGAGCATTACCAGATGGCACTCGATGCAATCGACTGTCAGGTGCATGTAATGTGCGAAAAGGCTCTTGCTTATTCCATTGAGCAAGTGCTTGATATCAGGAAAAAGGCTTTGAATTACCCCAAGCTCTTTCAGGTTTCGTATCAATACCAGTTAAATCCTTCTTTTCTGGTGATAAAAGACCTGATACAAAACGGCTATTGTGGAAAAATTACCCAAATCGATGGTGTCTGGAATGGTTTTAATAACTGGCGCCGCCCGGTGCCTTCACCGGAGCTGGAAAGGCACGCCAACTGGCGTCTTTATTCCGAATACTCCGGGGGGTTGATGGCTGAAGTTGGCTCGCACCAGCTTAACCTGATTGATACCATTGCCGGTTCTCATCCTGCCAAAGTGGTTGGAACGGGTGGCATTGATTACTGGAAAGACGGTCGTGAGGTGAATGACAATGTGCATACACTTTTCGAATACCCAAATGGATTGAAAGTGAGCTTTAGTGCTACCTTATCGAACATGCACGAAGGTTTTACCATCAAATTCAGAGGTGATAAAGCCACCATTGTTACAAAGTTTATGGACGAAACTTATATCTATCCCGAACAGGATGCCGACCTGGCTGCGCTGGGTAATGTCGATGGAGTAACAGGTGCCTCCATGAAACTTTTTCACAGAGAGAACCGCAAGGAAATTGCTTCTTCTATTTACAACGATAAACGATATCCTTTCGATACCAGCTACCTGAATGCCACCTGGATTTTATACAAGAATTTTGCAGCAGCCATACAAGGCAAGGAAAAATTATTGCTCGGCCTTGACGAGGGCTGTAAAAGCGCCATTGCCGTTTATATGGCCAACGATGCCATTCAGAATGAGAAGGTGGTGCGCTGGTTACCGGAATACGATGTATAA
- a CDS encoding electron transport complex protein RnfA, with product MEYIQIIILALFVNNVVLAQFLGICPFLGVSGKINTAVGMGAAVIFVMTLANLVTYLIYTAVLVNLHIEFMQTITFILVIAALVQMVEIILKKVSPPLYHALGIYLPLITTNCAVLGIALLAITKDYNLVQSVVYASATAVGFTLAMVLMAGIREQLKLVNIPKGMQGTPIALIIAGLLAMAFMGFANIV from the coding sequence ATGGAATACATTCAAATTATAATACTTGCGCTGTTTGTAAACAATGTTGTACTGGCACAATTCCTTGGAATTTGTCCTTTTCTGGGTGTTTCGGGGAAAATTAATACAGCTGTAGGCATGGGTGCCGCAGTAATTTTTGTGATGACATTGGCAAACCTGGTTACTTATCTGATTTATACTGCAGTACTGGTGAACCTGCATATCGAATTTATGCAAACCATTACCTTTATTCTTGTAATTGCTGCCCTGGTGCAAATGGTGGAAATTATCCTAAAAAAGGTTAGTCCTCCTTTGTATCATGCTCTTGGAATCTACCTGCCGCTTATTACAACAAACTGCGCTGTGTTGGGTATTGCACTTTTGGCTATAACAAAAGATTACAACCTGGTTCAAAGTGTGGTATATGCCTCGGCAACAGCAGTAGGCTTTACCTTGGCAATGGTTTTAATGGCTGGTATTCGTGAACAACTCAAGCTGGTGAATATCCCAAAAGGAATGCAGGGAACACCAATTGCACTAATCATAGCAGGTTTATTGGCGATGGCCTTTATGGGATTTGCAAATATTGTATAG
- a CDS encoding electron transport complex subunit E has protein sequence MSLSKYFTNGIWKENPSVVLVLGTCPTLAVTSEAVNGIGMGAATTFVLLASNVLISLLKNVIPDKVRIAAFIVVIASFVTIVDLVMKAYTPDLYKTLGIFIPLIVVNCIILGRAEAFAQKNKVLPSMLDGLGMGIGFTLALTAMGAFREILGNGSIFGYKMVSENAQTILLFIMPPGAFFTYGYMIALTNRIKTVKK, from the coding sequence ATGAGCCTATCAAAATATTTTACCAATGGCATCTGGAAGGAGAACCCTTCTGTTGTACTTGTGCTTGGTACTTGTCCGACGCTTGCCGTTACCAGTGAAGCTGTGAATGGAATAGGCATGGGTGCTGCCACCACATTTGTATTGTTGGCATCGAATGTTCTGATTTCATTGCTCAAAAACGTGATACCCGACAAAGTGCGCATCGCTGCATTTATTGTTGTGATCGCTTCGTTTGTAACCATAGTCGATCTGGTAATGAAAGCCTATACGCCCGATTTATATAAAACCCTGGGAATATTTATACCCCTTATTGTTGTAAACTGCATCATTCTGGGTCGTGCCGAAGCTTTTGCTCAAAAGAACAAAGTACTACCTTCGATGCTGGATGGCCTGGGTATGGGTATTGGATTTACACTGGCACTCACTGCCATGGGAGCTTTTAGAGAAATTCTTGGCAATGGATCGATTTTCGGATACAAAATGGTAAGCGAAAATGCCCAAACCATCTTGCTATTTATTATGCCTCCTGGAGCATTTTTCACTTATGGATACATGATTGCTCTTACAAACCGAATTAAAACCGTTAAGAAGTAA